A genomic window from Silene latifolia isolate original U9 population chromosome Y, ASM4854445v1, whole genome shotgun sequence includes:
- the LOC141631446 gene encoding secreted RxLR effector protein 161-like, whose protein sequence is MDKSKRGLIPMGNGITLRKSQSPTEPQDVERIKLIPYASGVGSIMYAMICTRPDVSYTLSMTRRYQDNPERDDMKSQAGFVFIINGGAVSWRSFKESVIADFTTEAKYIAASEAAKEAV, encoded by the exons aTGGATAAGTCCAAGAGGGGTCTTATTCCAATGGGCAATGGAATTACCTTGAGAAAGTCTCAATCACCCACTGAACCTCAAGATGTTGAACGCATAAAATTAATCCCCTATGCTTCCggtgttggatcaatcatgtatgccatgatatgcactcgtcccgaTGTCTCATATACTTTGAGCATGACAAGAAGATATCAAgataatccag AaagggatgatatgaaatcccaggctggctttgttttcataattaatgGTGGTGcggttagctggagaagcttcaaagagTCTGTCATTGCGGATTTTACAACGGAAGctaagtacattgcagcatctgaagctgccaaggaagctgtgtag